From the genome of Anaerolineales bacterium, one region includes:
- a CDS encoding CapA family protein, whose amino-acid sequence MENGLIRPQHSLYLAMGFGLSLMVSFALVISFFPIINPVALESVEEVVLPQTQLHPSDAFQEVESIVSPTPAPLTGKLSSIVSEPEPKAADTPQDSVHLLFGGDVNEGRWGDNPDWHVPLVDSFVNLLPLMQGMDLVFFNAEGGLCDPVEAGFDLKPRGSNILWVTPASLIGLQTELGETALAIDQANNHTMNLGEACMRHGIKTLSDAGISVLGAGKDLSTARAPYVLELDGTVIGILAYADTNVIIDAWVADSDHAGVMPMDAEVFKEDMEKLRPAVDFLIVTFHSGKEFERAVTENQVQFALAAVQYGADLVIGHGAHVPQGVLQIEDTPIFFGLGNGMMDQCFPDDYAFYTNDVRKNVWLEVEIRKTELISVHDHVFYSAKCMVPSIATSAIQAEVIYAFENILFMEDFPVLSNLATDDLGSEDAADNLVD is encoded by the coding sequence GTGGAGAATGGTCTCATCAGGCCACAGCACAGTCTCTACTTGGCCATGGGCTTCGGTTTGAGCCTCATGGTTTCATTCGCCCTGGTGATATCGTTCTTCCCCATAATCAATCCGGTTGCCCTTGAATCGGTTGAAGAAGTCGTGCTCCCACAAACCCAACTACATCCCTCTGATGCGTTCCAGGAAGTCGAGTCGATCGTGAGTCCTACCCCGGCACCGCTTACGGGAAAGCTGTCTTCCATCGTTTCCGAACCGGAGCCGAAAGCCGCAGACACCCCTCAGGATTCCGTACATTTACTCTTTGGCGGCGATGTAAACGAAGGACGTTGGGGAGACAATCCGGATTGGCATGTTCCCCTGGTCGATTCCTTCGTAAACCTGCTGCCGTTGATGCAGGGTATGGACCTCGTGTTCTTCAACGCAGAAGGCGGGCTGTGTGATCCCGTCGAAGCCGGTTTCGATCTGAAGCCCCGCGGGAGTAACATCCTTTGGGTGACTCCTGCTTCCCTGATTGGTTTGCAGACCGAACTGGGGGAGACGGCGTTGGCGATCGATCAAGCCAACAACCATACGATGAATCTGGGTGAAGCGTGCATGCGCCATGGGATCAAGACTCTTTCGGATGCCGGAATCAGCGTTCTCGGCGCCGGCAAAGATCTCTCGACGGCTCGGGCGCCATACGTCCTCGAGCTCGACGGAACGGTGATCGGGATCCTGGCGTACGCCGATACCAACGTGATCATCGATGCATGGGTCGCCGACTCAGACCACGCGGGCGTCATGCCGATGGATGCGGAGGTGTTTAAAGAGGACATGGAGAAACTGAGACCGGCGGTCGACTTCCTCATCGTCACGTTTCACAGTGGAAAGGAATTCGAGCGAGCGGTTACAGAAAATCAAGTGCAATTCGCTCTTGCAGCCGTTCAATACGGTGCGGATCTCGTCATCGGTCACGGCGCGCACGTACCGCAAGGCGTTCTCCAGATCGAAGATACCCCCATCTTTTTTGGCCTGGGGAACGGGATGATGGATCAATGTTTTCCGGATGATTACGCCTTTTACACCAACGACGTGCGGAAGAATGTGTGGCTGGAAGTCGAAATTCGGAAAACCGAGTTGATCTCCGTCCACGATCACGTTTTCTACTCTGCGAAGTGCATGGTCCCCAGCATCGCAACCTCGGCGATTCAGGCCGAGGTAATCTATGCCTTCGAGAATATCCTCTTCATGGAGGATTTCCCTGTTCTCTCCAATCTGGCCACCGACGATCTCGGAAGCGAAGATGCCGCAGACAACCTCGTAGATTGA
- a CDS encoding sigma-70 family RNA polymerase sigma factor, with protein MPDRTQEQEWIGLAVLGDDDAFARLVEAYQSPVYNLCYRMLGDGAEAEDAAQESFLKAYQGLGSYDLNRSFTTWLLSIASHHCIDRLRKKRILALSLEDLLPSQEKPDDKPGPEAMVARSETEESVRNVLHQLAEKDRAAIVLRYWYEMSYEEISQTLSLTVSAVKSRLHRARREVAQQWMEQETSLLTTRGRHDEASAL; from the coding sequence ATGCCTGATCGGACACAGGAACAGGAATGGATAGGCCTCGCCGTGCTTGGCGATGATGATGCATTCGCTCGTTTGGTCGAAGCGTATCAGTCGCCCGTCTACAACCTTTGCTACCGTATGTTGGGTGACGGGGCGGAAGCGGAAGACGCAGCGCAGGAATCCTTCCTCAAGGCCTATCAGGGACTCGGCAGCTACGATTTGAATCGTTCGTTCACGACCTGGCTGCTTTCCATCGCTTCGCATCACTGTATCGATCGTCTGCGGAAGAAACGCATTCTGGCCCTGTCTTTGGAGGACCTGCTTCCGAGTCAGGAGAAGCCCGATGACAAACCGGGTCCGGAAGCCATGGTCGCCCGTTCCGAGACCGAGGAATCGGTTCGTAACGTGCTGCATCAATTGGCGGAGAAAGACCGTGCCGCGATCGTTTTACGTTACTGGTATGAGATGTCGTACGAGGAGATATCGCAAACGCTTTCCCTTACCGTTTCGGCCGTGAAAAGCCGGTTGCACCGGGCCCGGCGTGAAGTAGCACAGCAGTGGATGGAACAGGAAACCAGTCTTTTGACGACGCGAGGTAGACATGATGAAGCATCAGCCCTTTGA
- a CDS encoding GIY-YIG nuclease family protein, whose amino-acid sequence MKKSLNKEDIFPASERNENSKLAELLATDAPGAYAIVILLKRRCDLPVGRLGIHSFAPGYSIYLGSALGPGGVRARVQRHLRCTTMKPAHWQVDRLLAVGEIVEVWWRYGKERMECLWSARLSKIGSIQVPGFGASDCRCPGHLVRFEDRNRVSIAYKHLGVDLHRQKIVETHPLAPPG is encoded by the coding sequence GTGAAAAAATCGCTAAACAAGGAAGACATTTTCCCTGCCAGTGAGAGGAATGAGAACTCCAAACTCGCGGAACTCCTGGCAACCGATGCACCAGGCGCGTATGCGATCGTCATCCTACTGAAGCGGCGCTGCGATCTGCCCGTAGGACGGTTGGGAATCCACTCATTTGCACCCGGTTATTCCATCTATCTCGGCAGCGCGCTCGGTCCCGGAGGGGTGCGGGCAAGAGTCCAGCGTCATCTGCGCTGCACGACGATGAAACCGGCGCATTGGCAAGTTGACCGTCTCCTGGCTGTGGGCGAGATCGTCGAAGTGTGGTGGAGATACGGAAAAGAACGTATGGAGTGCCTTTGGTCCGCAAGGCTGAGCAAGATCGGCAGCATTCAAGTTCCAGGATTTGGCGCCTCGGACTGCCGCTGCCCCGGCCATCTCGTACGCTTCGAAGATCGAAACCGCGTATCGATCGCTTACAAACATCTCGGAGTCGATCTTCATCGGCAGAAAATCGTCGAAACTCATCCGCTCGCGCCGCCCGGTTAG
- a CDS encoding ABC transporter ATP-binding protein: MGMHSGGWWSYIRYDEDQDRPEVSRALLRRVSDYAFPYWKGVVVVLITMLAISLLALIPPLLIRDLIDHAIPQKNLTRLNLLALGMVAVPLANGLLGVIQRYTSARIGEGIIFDLRRSVYAHLQSMSLRFYTNTQVGEMMSRLNNDVIGAQRAITGTLVTIVSNIFSLIATLVLMLSLEWRLTLIGIAILPLFVLPARRVGKVLRRIARESMDLNARMNALMNETLNISGALLIKIFGRHKSEIARFEERAAGVRDIGVRQAVVGRWFNLALSLSGAIGTALVFWVGGQLVLRGAFTIGTIVAFTAYLSDLYGPLMAMTNARVEFATSMVSFERVFEVMDLPIEIQDRPNAIYLKNAQGHIRFDDVSFSYRGSQEAIVGLEEVRRFRWGRHAAYVISETPAREGGGTAPEGDDEIRYALREVSFEVNAGEIAALVGPSGAGKTTITYLIPRLYDPTQGRVLLDGHDIRDLAIDSLAENVGMVTQETFLFHTTLAENLRYAKPDATQAELERACRAANIHGFIDSLPRGYDTVVGERGYRLSGGEKQRVAIARVLLKDPKVLILDEATSHLDSQSEALIQQAMEVVMQGRTSFVIAHRLSTVIGADQILVLDEGRLVEQGRHDELLTMGGMYAQLYETQFRVAV, from the coding sequence ATGGGTATGCACAGTGGGGGTTGGTGGTCGTACATCCGCTACGATGAGGATCAGGATCGACCGGAAGTAAGCCGTGCGCTGCTGCGCCGAGTGTCCGATTATGCTTTCCCATACTGGAAGGGCGTCGTCGTTGTATTGATCACGATGCTGGCAATCTCGTTGCTCGCGCTGATCCCGCCGCTGCTCATTCGGGATTTGATCGATCACGCTATTCCACAAAAGAATCTCACACGGCTCAACCTGCTGGCGTTGGGCATGGTCGCAGTGCCCCTGGCAAACGGACTGCTCGGAGTGATCCAGCGCTACACCAGTGCGCGCATCGGTGAGGGCATCATATTCGACCTGCGCCGTTCCGTTTATGCGCATTTGCAAAGCATGAGTCTGCGGTTCTACACGAATACACAAGTGGGTGAGATGATGTCCCGCTTGAACAACGATGTGATCGGCGCACAGCGAGCCATAACCGGAACTCTGGTTACGATTGTCAGCAACATCTTCTCTTTGATCGCGACGTTGGTATTGATGTTGTCACTCGAGTGGCGCTTGACGCTGATCGGAATCGCCATTCTGCCGCTGTTTGTCCTGCCCGCACGCCGGGTTGGCAAGGTGCTGCGCAGGATCGCAAGAGAATCGATGGATCTCAACGCACGCATGAATGCCCTGATGAATGAGACGCTCAACATCAGCGGCGCGCTGTTGATCAAGATTTTCGGGCGTCATAAATCCGAGATTGCACGATTCGAAGAACGAGCTGCAGGCGTGCGAGATATTGGCGTGCGCCAGGCTGTGGTAGGCCGTTGGTTCAATCTCGCCCTGAGCTTGTCCGGCGCCATCGGCACGGCTCTGGTCTTCTGGGTGGGTGGTCAATTGGTGCTGCGCGGCGCTTTCACCATCGGCACCATCGTCGCATTCACTGCATATCTGAGTGACCTGTATGGCCCGCTCATGGCAATGACCAATGCGCGGGTTGAGTTCGCCACTTCGATGGTCAGTTTCGAACGGGTCTTCGAGGTCATGGATTTGCCCATCGAGATCCAAGATCGTCCGAATGCAATTTACCTCAAGAATGCGCAAGGCCACATCCGCTTTGATGACGTGTCCTTCAGTTACAGAGGCTCCCAAGAAGCGATCGTCGGCCTGGAGGAAGTGCGCCGCTTTCGATGGGGACGCCATGCCGCGTACGTGATATCGGAAACGCCGGCCAGGGAAGGCGGTGGAACCGCGCCTGAAGGCGACGACGAAATTCGCTACGCACTTCGAGAGGTCAGTTTTGAGGTGAACGCGGGCGAGATCGCAGCGCTCGTCGGGCCGAGCGGAGCCGGAAAAACGACGATCACGTACCTGATTCCCAGGCTGTATGACCCCACGCAAGGCCGCGTTCTACTCGATGGCCATGATATCCGCGATCTGGCCATCGATTCGCTGGCCGAAAATGTCGGCATGGTCACGCAAGAAACTTTTCTGTTCCACACGACATTGGCGGAAAACCTTCGCTACGCCAAACCCGATGCGACGCAAGCGGAACTCGAGCGCGCTTGCCGCGCCGCGAATATCCACGGTTTCATTGACTCCTTGCCGCGCGGCTACGATACGGTCGTTGGCGAACGCGGCTATCGACTTTCTGGTGGCGAGAAACAGCGCGTGGCCATCGCCCGCGTTCTATTGAAAGACCCGAAAGTGTTGATTCTGGACGAAGCCACCAGCCATCTCGATTCTCAATCCGAAGCGCTTATTCAACAAGCGATGGAGGTCGTGATGCAGGGCAGAACTTCATTCGTGATCGCCCACCGGCTGAGCACGGTCATCGGTGCGGATCAGATTCTGGTGCTCGATGAGGGCCGACTGGTCGAACAGGGCCGTCACGATGAATTGCTGACCATGGGCGGGATGTACGCCCAATTGTACGAAACGCAGTTCAGGGTCGCGGTGTAA